The following proteins come from a genomic window of Gossypium raimondii isolate GPD5lz chromosome 5, ASM2569854v1, whole genome shotgun sequence:
- the LOC105767372 gene encoding rust resistance kinase Lr10, whose protein sequence is MSSFRSIPGTGDRGDDQFPDIKEITIPFNQALTIIIVATIVALLLKVFVIVYVCRLCRERLGRESSDSVCPETQSLTLNMDKFLNEMEKEKPIRFTSQQLRIATDNFTNLLGSGGFGTVYKGIFSNGTMVAVKVLHGDSDKRIEEQFMAEVSTIGRVHHVNLVRLYGFCFDLNLRALVYEYMVNGSLDKFLFGEDKKLGFQQLQAIAIGTAKGIAYLHEECQQRIIHYDIKPGNILLDANFLPKVADFGLAKLCNREKTHVTMTRGRGTPGYAAPELWMPYPITHKCDVYSFGMLLFEIIGKRRNLDTNLPESQEWFPRWVWKNTETENHVELMMVCGIEDMDRDTAERMMKTALWCIQYRPESRPLMSIVVKMLEGGVEIPAPSNPFEASSMEPNSNTSTSTDTSSCSESSSLLASSASIYATPVMKKYEIEMVTIY, encoded by the exons ATGTCTTCTTTCAGGTCCATTCCAGGGACAGGTGATCGTGGCGATGATCAATTCCCGGATATAAAAGAAATCACTATCCCGTTCAACCAGGCTCTTACTATAATTATCGTCGCCACTATAG TGGCCTTACTTCTAAAGGTATTTGTTATTGTATACGTATGCCGTCTATGCCGTGAAAGACTTGGAAGAGAAAGCAGCGATAGTGTTTGCCCCGAAACTCAATCTCTAACACTAAACATGGATAAATTCCTCAACGAAATGGAAAAGGAGAAGCCTATTCGGTTTACCTCCCAACAGCTACGGATTGCGACCGATAATTTCACCAATTTACTTGGTTCAGGTGGCTTTGGAACTGTTTATAAAGGAATTTTTAGTAACGGAACCATGGTAGCTGTCAAAGTCCTGCATGGAGATTCCGATAAAAGGATAGAAGAACAGTTCATGGCGGAAGTGAGTACAATCGGAAGAGTTCACCATGTTAATCTGGTTCGACTTTACGGTTTCTGTTTTGACCTGAATCTTAGAGCTCTTGTATACGAGTACATGGTAAATGGTTCGCTTGACAAGTTTTTATTTGGTGAAGACAAGAAACTGGGATTCCAACAGCTTCAAGCAATAGCAATAGGCACTGCTAAAGGGATTGCTTACTTGCACGAAGAATGCCAACAACGGATTATCCACTACGACATAAAACCAGGAAATATTCTATTGGATGCCAACTTCTTGCCTAAAGTGGCGGATTTCGGATTAGCCAAGCTTTGTAACAGGGAAAAGACACATGTAACAATGACAAGAGGAAGGGGTACTCCTGGATATGCAGCACCAGAGCTTTGGATGCCATATCCTATTACACATAAATGTGATGTTTACAGCTTTGGGATGTTATTGTTTGAGATCATTGGTAAGAGAAGGAACCTTGATACAAATCTACCTGAAAGCCAAGAATGGTTTCCAAGATGGGTATGGAAAAATACTGAGACTGAAAATCATGTGGAGTTAATGATGGTCTGCGGAATTGAGGATATGGATAGAGATACGGCGGAGAGAATGATGAAAACAGCTTTGTGGTGCATTCAATATCGGCCTGAATCGAGGCCTTTGATGAGCATCGTGGTGAAAATGTTGGAAGGAGGAGTGGAGATTCCTGCACCTTCAAATCCTTTTGAAGCTTCTTCAATGGAGCCTAATAGTAATACCTCTACTAGCACCGATACCTCTAGTTGTTCAGAGTCGTCCTCATTACTAGCAAGCTCTGCTTCAATATATGCAACTCCTGtcatgaaaaaatatgaaattgaaatggtcACAATTTATTAG
- the LOC105767373 gene encoding rust resistance kinase Lr10 has protein sequence MSQRQSSNNVCPDSQFLTLTMDKFLNDMEREKPIRFTCQQLRIATDNFTNLLGSGGFGAVYKGMFSNGTMVAVKVLYGSSDKRIKEQFMAEVSTIGRVHHFNLVRLYGFCFEQNLRALVYEYMENGSLDKFLFGEDKKLGFQQLRSIAVGTAKGIAYLHEECQHRIIHYDIKPGNVLLDAKFLPKVADFGLAKLCNRENTHVTMTGGRGTPGYAAPELWAPYAVTHKCDVYSFGMLLFEIIGKRRNFDSNLPESQEWFPRWVWKKVEAGNVVELLIVCGFEEMDKDTAERMMKTALWCVQYQPDSRPSMSIVVKMLEGALEIPTPPNPFATYLISSNVVPINNNGSTHTTWTDTSCDLESSSMVARSTLACATPVMEKYGIEMAST, from the coding sequence ATGTCTCAAAGACAAAGCAGCAACAATGTTTGTCCAGATTCTCAATTTCTGACACTAACCATGGATAAATTCCTCAACGACATGGAAAGGGAGAAGCCTATCAGGTTTACCTGCCAACAGCTACGGATTGCGACCGATAATTTCACCAACTTACTTGGTTCAGGTGGCTTCGGAGCTGTTTATAAAGGAATGTTTAGTAATGGAACCATGGTTGCAGTCAAAGTCCTGTATGGATCTTCTGATAAAAGGATAAAAGAACAGTTCATGGCGGAAGTAAGTACAATCGGAAGAGTTCACCATTTTAATCTGGTTCGACTTTACGGTTTCTGCTTCGAGCAGAACCTTAGAGCTCTTGTTTACGAGTACATGGAAAATGGTTCACTTGACAAGTTTTTGTTTGGTGAAGACAAGAAACTAGGATTCCAGCAGCTTCGGTCCATCGCAGTAGGCACGGCTAAAGGGATTGCTTACTTGCACGAAGAATGCCAACATCGTATCATCCACTACGATATAAAACCTGGAAATGTTCTGTTAGATGCCAAATTCTTGCCTAAAGTGGCTGACTTCGGATTGGCCAAGCTTTGCAACAGAGAAAACACACATGTAACGATGACAGGAGGAAGGGGTACTCCTGGATATGCAGCACCAGAGCTTTGGGCACCATATGCTGTTACACATAAATGTGATGTTTACAGCTTTGGGATGTTATTGTTTGAGATCATTGGTAAGAGAAGGAACTTTGATAGTAATCTTCCTGAAAGCCAAGAATGGTTTCCGAGATGGGTATGGAAGAAGGTTGAAGCTGGAAATGTTGTTGAGTTACTGATAGTGTGCGGATTTGAGGAGATGGACAAAGATACGGCCGAGAGAATGATGAAAACAGCTTTGTGGTGCGTTCAATATCAGCCAGATTCGAGGCCTTCGATGAGCATTGTGGTGAAAATGTTGGAAGGAGCATTGGAGATCCCTACCCCTCCAAATCCTTTTGCAACATATTTGATCAGTTCTAATGTTGTCCCTATTAATAATAATGGTTCAACTCACACCACTTGGACTGATACCTCTTGTGATTTGGAATCCTCTTCAATGGTAGCAAGGTCTACTTTAGCATGTGCAACTCCTGTCatggaaaaatatggaattgaaATGGCCTCCACCTAG